Proteins from one Archocentrus centrarchus isolate MPI-CPG fArcCen1 chromosome 8, fArcCen1, whole genome shotgun sequence genomic window:
- the LOC115784945 gene encoding uncharacterized protein LOC115784945, translating to MSALWLEFILILCFYGTAWTDADVEGVVRKHVGQSVTIQCRSTSNQETLNLKKGLHEERDIFYATVHSDKRTIDSKFTDRLQYHEKFPNVEILIKNLTLNDTGPYWCVYKTIENYGQKITKGSGSVLLVVTEKPSTVVVRECQPPQNDMVLWAVVIAAAVLILILSIPLIMMILKTKPSHNTVKRRQQVPVNDVYEDMRGTIRR from the exons ATGTCTGCTCTCTGGCTGGAGTTCATACTCATCCTTTGCTTCTATGGCACAGCTTGGACTGATGCAG ACGTGGAAGGAGTGGTACGGAAACATGTTGGACAATCCGTCACTATCCAGTGCAGAAGTACTTCCAATCAAGAGACCCTGAATTTGAAGAAGGGCCTCCATGAGGAGCGGGATATTTTTTACGcaacagttcattcagacaAACGTACTATTGACAGCAAATTTACTGACAGACTTCAGTACCATGAAAAATTCCCCAATGTGGAAATCCTCATCAAAAACTTGACCCTGAACGATACAGGACCGTACTGGTGTGTGTACAAAACGATTGAAAACTATGGACAAAAAATCACAAAAGGCAGTGGCTCTGTGCTCCTGGTGGTGACAG AAAAGCCTTCAACAGTTGTAGTGCGTGAGTGTCAGCCGCCCCAGAATGACATGGTCCTGTGGGCTGTGGTGATCGCCGCTGCTGTGCTGATTCTCATCCTCTCAATTCCCCTCATAATGATGATCCTCAAG ACCAAGCCCTCGCATAACACAGTGAAAAGAAGGCAACAAGTTCCAGTCAACGATGTTTATGAGGACATGCGCGGCACAATCAGACGCTGA